From a region of the Gossypium raimondii isolate GPD5lz chromosome 10, ASM2569854v1, whole genome shotgun sequence genome:
- the LOC105777190 gene encoding disease resistance protein RPV1: protein MTKLKSSPLIYSSKIHILIKEYHFLKLSWYNLLSLHRSHNPNSFMAASSSSSSPQRDTCLNFITHLLETLKHTIMNIFFHEQDLEDAEQPSQALPQTIVSSYSSRQLKHQVFLSFRGEDTRLNFTAHLLKALKDTGMNVFFDEEKLEKGEQLSSALSQAIAASNLSIIVLSVDYASSKSCLAEVSDIMDRKATQGHIVLPIFYHVDPSNVRNIGGSFKTSFEDHELKRPIDEVKRWKAAFVEVGKLKGWHIIGGNFDRPETEYIKDIVEYVIKKLMNNYFRNASEELVGIDDQKKMILGLIEQEDTRIIGLWGMGGIGKTTLADVVYKEVSQKFEDSCFLHNVSEKIEKQGMESLRDDFLTELLKQEIHIRTPSIGQGFIQERLNNKKVIVVLDDVNDSDLMNDLGVQHFGEGSKIIITSRDKQVLKNGGANKIHEVVKLNENDSLQLFSIFAFRQLNPAIDFLNLSYKFVRYAQGSPLALKVLGSRLYTKSKRDWESEVDKLKEYAQPKISQILKRSFDGLDELEKSVFLDIACFFKNESKEDAEEILSRCYRGAVSGISNLLDKCLIDIITAIPFISIDYCECISMHDMLEEMGKDIVRQEAKELWKHSRLWNPKDVYQVLRYNKGTDLIQGLKLDMSQIDNLQLCPTVFDNMYNLRVILFYFSGRKFWKKCSEKKLFADQDDSVSLPDELRYLFWDYYPFKSLSSFNPINLVVLRLPHGDMKFLWNEDSYQNLVNLREIDLTQCKKLRKIPNLLSAINLKSLCCNGCESLVQHPCLDHLAYLKTLELEGCHNFKKFPEVPNHFSILELDETGIEEVPDSVEHLTRLEQLCLRKSGVKKVSSNISKLGFLRSLYLSHCPITEFPKNPSELYLSETQTEFPGNSILKFRSLEFMHIDHCNNLKFLSELPPYLRYLVAHDCSSLEKVSFTNQNLYELESSDDSHEFFMLFSNCFNLNQDSINNIEANAMIKIGSLVKKWEKESDCDPPSLVCCFPGNEISANTFEYQSMSSSLILRLSPNGCSGRRYLVFVICLVADFAHDHKYEDLICSCECQLTATGGHYEKLKSEWFCSPEFELVQYMGDHVFILFSGAMVKNDEGYQEASFEFHIKKLDLSGEEEPMKVEKCGVHVSYVA from the exons ATGACAAAACTGAAGTCGTCGCCTTTGATTTATTCTAGCAAAATCcatattttgataaaagaatACCATTTTTTGAAGCTCTCTTGGTATAATTTGCTGTCTTTGCATCGATCACACAATCCAAACTCTTTCATGGCtgcttcttcttcctcttcttctcctCAAAGAGACACATGCCTTAACTTCATCACCCATTTACTCGAAACTTTGAAACACACAATAATGAATATCTTCTTCCATGAACAAGATCTAGAAGACGCGGAGCAACCTTCTCAAGCACTTCCTCAAACAATTGTTTCTTCTTACTCTTCTCGTCAACTGAAGCATCAAGTTTTCTTGAGCTTTAGAGGTGAAGACACACGTCTTAACTTCACGGCTCATCTACTCAAAGCTTTGAAAGATACGGGAATGAATGTCTTCTTCGATGAAGAAAAACTAGAAAAGGGGGAGCAACTTTCATCAGCACTTTCTCAAGCAATTGCAGCTTCAAATCTCTCAATCATCGTTTTGTCCGTAGATTATGCTTCATCAAAATCATGCTTGGCAGAAGTTTCTGATATCATGGACCGCAAGGCCACTCAAGGACATATTGTTCTTCCCATCTTTTACCATGTTGATCCTTCCAATGTGCGAAATATTGGTGGGAGTTTTAAGACATCCTTTGAAGACCATGAATTAAAGAGGCCAATTGATGAAGTGAAGCGATGGAAAGCTGCTTTTGTTGAAGTCGGTAAATTAAAAGGTTGGCACATAATAGGAGGCAACTTCGACAG ACCTGAAACCGAGTACATCAAGGATATTGTtgaatatgttataaaaaagttaatgaATAACTATTTTAGAAATGCTTCTGAAGAATTGGTTGGAATAGATGAtcagaaaaaaatgattttggggCTAATTGAGCAAGAAGACACTCGCATAATAGGACTTTGGGGAATGGGTGGTATAGGCAAAACTACCCTTGCTGATGTTGTATACAAAGAAGTCTCTCAAAAGTTCGAAGATAGTTGCTTTCTTCATAACGTTAGTGAGAAAATAGAGAAACAAGGGATGGAATCTTTACGAGATGATTTTCTTACAGAACTATTAAAGCAAGAAATTCATATACGCACCCCTTCAATTGGACAAGGCTTTATCCAAGAGAGGTTGAACAACAAAAAAGTAATTGTTGTCCTTGATGATGTTAATGACTCAGACCTAATGAATGATTTGGGAGTTCAGCATTTTGGTGAAGGAAGTAAAATCATTATAACATCTAGAGATAAACAAGTACTTAAGAATGGAGGAGCAAATAAAATTCACGAGGTAGTGAAATTAAACGAGAACGACTCTCTTCAACTTTTTTCTATATTTGCATTTAGACAGTTGAATCCTGCCATTGATTTTCTAAATCTATCGTACAAGTTTGTACGGTACGCCCAAGGGAGTCCACTTGCTCTTAAAGTTTTGGGTTCTAGATTGTATACAAAGTCTAAAAGAGATTGGGAAAGTGAGGTGGATAAATTAAAGGAATATGCCCAGCCAAAAATTTCACAGATTTTGAAGAGAAGCTTTGATGGGTTAGATGAACTAGAGAAGAGTGTATTTCTTGACATAGCATGCTTCTTTAAAAACGAATCGAAGGAAGATGCAGAAGAAATTCTAAGTCGCTGTTATAGAGGTGCAGTGTCTGGAATAAGCAACTTACTTGATAAGTGCTTAATTGATATCATAACTGCTATTCCATTTATTAGCATAGACTACTGTGAATGTATTTCAATGCACGACATGCTTGAAGAGATGGGGAAGGACATTGTTCGTCAAGAGGCTAAAGAACTTTGGAAGCACAGTAGATTATGGAATCCTAAAGATGTGTATCAAGTGCTCAGATATAATAAA gGGACTGATTTAATTCAAGGATTAAAGTTAGACATGTCTCAGATTGATAATCTACAGTTATGTCCTACTGTTTTTGACAACATGTACAATCTTAGAGTTATTCTCTTCTACTTTTCTGGCCggaaattttggaagaagtgtTCGGAAAAGAAGCTTTTTGCCGACCAAGATGATAGTGTATCTCTTCCTGACGAGTTAAGGTATCTTTTTTGGGATTATTATCCCTTCAAATCTCTATCAAGTTTTAATCCAATTAATCTTGTTGTGCTGAGATTACCACATGGGGATATGAAATTTCTTTGGAATGAAGACAGTTATCAG AATCTTGTTAACTTGAGGGAAATTGACCTTACTCAATGCAAGAAATTAAGGAAGATCCCTAATTTATTAAGTGCCATCAACCTTAAAAGCCTTTGCTGCAATGGGTGCGAAAGTTTGGTCCAACACCCTTGTCTCGATCATTTGGCATATCTTAAAACGCTTGAACTTGAGGGATGTCATAATTTCAAGAAGTTTCCTGAGGTCCCAAATCACTTTTCTATTTTAGAATTAGATGAAACTGGAATCGAAGAAGTGCCTGATTCAGTTGAGCATCTCACCAGACTTGAACAGTTGTGCTTGAGAAAGTCAGGGGTGAAAAAGGTATCGAGCAATATTTCAAAGTTGGGATTCCTTCGTTCTCTGTATCTTAGTCATTGCCCTATCACTGAATTCCCAAAAAACCCATCAGAATTATACTTATCTGAGACTCAAACCGAATTCCCAGGAAACTCAATCCTTAAGTTTAGAAGCCTGGAATTTATGCATATAGATCATTGCAACAACCTTAAATTTCTCTCAGAGCTTCCACCATATCTAAGGTACTTGGTTGCACATGACTGCTCATCATTAGAGAAAGTATCGTTCACAAACCAAAATCTATATGAACTCGAATCTTCAGATGATAGTCATGAATTTTTCATGTTGTTCTCTAATTGCTTCAACTTGAATCAAGATTCAATTAATAACATTGAGGCAAATGCGATGATCAAAATTGGATCCCTAGTAAAGAAATGGGAAAAGGAATCTGATTGTGATCCACCAAGTCTTGTTTGTTGTTTCCCGGGGAACGAAATTTCAGCAAATACGTTCGAGTATCAGAGCATGAGTTCTTCATTAATTTTGAGACTATCCCCAAATGGGTGTAGTGGGAGAAGATACTTGGTTTTTGTCATCTGCCTTGTTGCCGATTTCGCACATGATCATAAATACGAAGATCTTATATGTAGTTGTGAATGCCAATTAACGGCCACTGGTGGTCATTATGAGAAGCTCAAAAGTGAATGGTTTTGCAGTCCGGAATTTGAGTTAGTGCAGTACATGGGTGATCACGTGTTTATTTTGTTCAGTGGTGCTATGGTTAAAAATGACGAGGGTTACCAGGAGGCATCATTTGAATTCCACATTAAAAAGTTGGACTTAAGTGGCGAAGAAGAACCTATGAAGGTGGAGAAATGTGGTGTTCATGTGTCTTATGTTGCATAA
- the LOC128033792 gene encoding LRR receptor-like serine/threonine-protein kinase EFR: MNKTLSNTTQSHQLRKQMEASNVFFLVYVEVIVLLSCFNLHGFNLLGLVTASPVVRGNGTDQHALLQFKTKVTGDPLKIMESWNISIHFCQWHGVTCGRKHQRVTKLDLQFLKLSGSLSPYIGNLSFLRGLNLADNSFYNQIPQEIGRLRRLETLQLTNNSIRGEIPSNLSACSKLTLVDMRSNQLAGEIPASLGLLSNLKFLNFANNSLKGSIPPLFGNLSSLEVLSLAINALSGTIPEALGQLTNLSFFSIYGNAISERRDSSIQEQYVKKIGFYNYHTKAS, encoded by the exons ATGAACAAAACACTCTCAAATACAACACAATCTCATCAATTAAGAAAGCAAATGGAAGCATCCAACGTTTTCTTCCTTGTTTACGTTGAAGTTATAGTTCTTCTCTCATGCTTCAACTTGCATGGTTTTAATTTGCTTGGCTTAGTAACAGCAAGCCCTGTAGTTAGAGGAAATGGCACTGATCAACATGCTTTACTCCAATTCAAAACCAAGGTAACTGGTGATCCACTCAAGATCATGGAGTCTTGGAATATTTCTATTCACTTTTGTCAATGGCATGGTGTTACTTGTGGTCGCAAGCATCAGAGAGTCACTAAATTGGACCTGCAATTCCTGAAACTCTCGGGATCTTTATCACCATACATTGGCAATTTGAGCTTTCTCAGGGGGTTGAATCTTGCAGACAATAGCTTCTACAACCAGATTCCTCAAGAAATTGGTCGTTTAAGAAGGCTGGAAACATTACAATTGACCAATAACTCCATCAGAGGTGAAATTCCTTCTAATTTATCCGCTTGTTCTAAGCTTACACTGGTTGATATGAGAAGTAACCAGCTAGCAGGAGAAATACCAGCTTCGCTAGGTCTCTTATCAAACctaaaattcttgaattttgcCAACAACAGTTTGAAAGGGAGTATTCCACCTTTGTTTGGGAACTTGTCATCTTTGGAGGTGCTTTCTTTAGCGATTAATGCATTAAGTGGGACTATACCAGAAGCTCTTGGACAACTGAcaaatctttcatttttctcgATATACGGAAATGCAATTTCTG AAAGAAGAGACAGCAGCATCCAAGAACAATATGTGAAGAAAATTGGCTTTTACAATTATCATACCAAAGCATCCTAA
- the LOC105775671 gene encoding probable LRR receptor-like serine/threonine-protein kinase At3g47570 — MGSELSTNGDVYSYGILLLEMLTGKRPTNERFKEGLSLHNFVKAALPNRVVEIIDPILLQESVRGGIVAGITLNENNLGNDEYLQCLNSIFKIGLTCSTESPSERMDMSDVVTKLCSIKDKLLRPTRFYRGIRTAYDTKPTGI; from the exons ATGGGAAGCGAGTTGTCAACAAACGGCGATGTATATAGCTATGGCATCCTCTTGTTAGAGATGTTAACAGGGAAAAGGCCAACGAATGAAAGGTTCAAAGAAGGTTTAAGTCTTCACAACTTTGTCAAAGCTGCTTTGCCCAATCGAGTGGTTGAGATTATAGATCCCATTCTTCTTCAAGAGAGTGTCAGAGGAGGAATAGTAGCCGGCATCACTCTTAATGAAAACAACCTGGGAAATGACGAATATCTTCAATGCTTGAATTCGATATTCAAAATAGGACTCACTTGTTCTACTGAATCACCGAGTGAGCGGATGGACATGAGTGATGTTGTTACCAAGCTTTGTTCTATTAAAGACAAGCTTCTCCGTCCAACTCGATTCTATCGTGGGATTAGAACTGCATATGATACTAAACCAACAG GTATCTAA